In Ischnura elegans chromosome 6, ioIscEleg1.1, whole genome shotgun sequence, one genomic interval encodes:
- the LOC124161516 gene encoding uncharacterized protein LOC124161516, with translation MNSRQRKIAVASAVAVIAAAAVLLMQRNRRRRRSVWTRPWIERRDSGRGTLYMVQEELLLEDRTAFRNFLRMTEEQFETVLNVTRRDYEKVDTLMRGAISADKRLALTLRFLATGESFRSLMYSTRIHETTIGRIIPEVCSIITTTTFQGPVGWWRMPSVFLAIGFVSS, from the exons ATGAACAGCAGGCAAAGAAAAATAGCCGTTGCTTCGGCCGTAGCCGTTATTGCTGCCGCGGCCGTGCTATTAATGCAGCGAAaccgaagaagaagaaggagcgtGTGGACGAGGCCGTGGATAGAAAGGAGAGATAGTGGCCGAGGGACGCTGTACATGGTTCAGGAGGAACTTCTTTTGGAGGACCGGACAGCCTTCCGGAATTTCCTCAGAATGACGGAGGAACAATTTGAAACTGTGTTAAATGTAACCCGTAGGGATTATGAGAAGGTCGACACTCTCATGAGAGGAGCCATATCCGCGGACAAGAG GCTTGCGTTAACTCTACGGTTCCTTGCCACTGGCGAGTCGTTCCGGTCATTAATGTATTCGACAAGAATCCATGAGACCACGATTGGACGAATAATTCCGGAAGTATGCTCGATCATTACAACTACCACCTTTCAAGGGCCCGTCGGGTGGTGGAGAATGCCTTCGGTATTCTTAGCAATAGGTTTCGTGTCTTCCTGA